The following proteins are co-located in the Solanum pennellii chromosome 1, SPENNV200 genome:
- the LOC107018970 gene encoding uncharacterized protein LOC107018970 yields MNLNSHLMKEVCEQFKIVHRHSTPYRSKANGAVEAANNNIKKIIRKMVQGSRQWHKKLPFALMGYRTNVRTSVGASPYLLVYGTEAVIPAEVEIPSLRNIVEAEIEDTEWVKSIRGWIGHIIRVRPGNFEVGQLVLKRILPHQDEAKGNFAPNWQGPYVIKQVLSKGALKLADMEGKAIDTIVNADSIKRYYI; encoded by the exons ATGAATCTGAACAGCCACTTGATGAAGGAAGTTTGTGAGCAATTTAAAATTGTTCATCGTCATTCAACCCCTTATCGTTCCAAAGCAAATGGGGCTGTTGAAGCTGCGAATAATAACATCAAGAAGATTATTAGGAAAATGGTGCAAGGATCTAGACAGTGGCATAAGAAATTACCCTTCGCTCTTATGGGATATCGCACGAATGTTCGTACGTCAGTCGGTGCATCTCCTTACTTATTGGTTTACGGAACTGAGGCTGTCATACCCGCAGAAGTTGAAATCCCTTCTCTTCGAAACATTGTTGAAGCAGAAATCGAGGATACAGAATGGGTTAAATCGAT AAGAGGATGGATCGGGCATATAATAAGAGTACGCCCAGGAAATTTTGAAGTGGGTCAACTTGTTTTGAAACGTATCCTTCCCCACCAAGACGAGGCCAAGGGAAATTTTGCTCCGAATTGGCAAGGCCCTTATGTTATTAAGCAAGTGTTATCCAAAGGAGCTTTGAAATTGGCGGATATGGAGGGAAAGGCAATTGACACGATTGTCAATGCAGATTCGATCAAGAGATACTACATTTAG